In a single window of the Lagenorhynchus albirostris chromosome 19, mLagAlb1.1, whole genome shotgun sequence genome:
- the KLK5 gene encoding LOW QUALITY PROTEIN: kallikrein-5 (The sequence of the model RefSeq protein was modified relative to this genomic sequence to represent the inferred CDS: inserted 1 base in 1 codon), producing MVGALITALILGVTEPVLANDVASCDNSSAVGPSGSTQDLGPGAGENTRASDGTSSRLVNGTDSERPSQPWQGALLLGPNKLYCGAVLVDSQCLLTAAHCRKQVFRIRLGHHSLSPIYESRQQLFQGIKSIPHPGSSHPGHSNDLTLVRLNKRICEAQHVRPSXASHCPSAGTSCLASGWETTSSPQVHHSLWPFPKVLQCLDITVLSEDRCKTAYPNQTDDTMFCAGDQAGRDSCKGDSRGPVVCSGSLQVLVSWGDFPCAQPSRPGVCTNLCRFSKWIQDTIRSNA from the exons ATGGTCGGTGCACTGATCACAGCACTGATTCTGGGGGTGACAG AGCCTGTTCTCGCAAATGATGTTGCTTCCTGCGACAACTCCTCTGCCGTCGGGCCCTCTGGGAGCACCCAGGACCTCGGACCTGGGGCCGGGGAGAACACCCGGGCGTCTGACGGCACCAGCAGCCGCCTCGTGAATGGGaccgacagcgagaggcccagcCAGCCGTGGCAGGGTGCGCTGTTGCTGGGACCCAACAAGCTGTACTGCGGGGCCGTGTTGGTGGACTCGCAGTGTCTGCTCACGGCTGCCCACTGCCGAAAGCA AGTTTTCAGAATCCGTCTTGGCCACCATTCCCTGTCACCCATCTATGAATCCAGGCAGCAGCTGTTTCAGGGGATCAAATCCATCCCCCACCCTGGCTCTTCCCACCCCGGCCACTCCAATGACCTGACGCTCGTCAGACTGAACAAAAGAATCTGTGAGGCTCAACACGTCAGGCCAT ACGCCTCCCATTGTCCGTCCGCTGGGACCAGCTGCTTGGCGTCTGGCTGGGAAACGACCAGCAGTCCCCAGG TCCACCACTCACTGTGGCCCTTCCCCAAAGTCCTCCAGTGCTTGGACATCACCGTGCTAAGTGAGGACAGGTGCAAGACGGCCTATCCAAATCAGACAGATGACACCATGTTCTGTGCTGGTGACCAGGCCGGCAGAGACTCCTGCAAG gGTGATTCCAGAGGCCCCGTGGTCTGCAGTGGTTCCCTCCAGGTCCTTGTGTCCTGGGGAGACTTTCCCTGCGCCCAGCCCAGCAGACCCGGCGTCTGCACCAACCTCTGCCGGTTCTCCAAGTGGATCCAGGACACTATCCGGTCTAATGCATGA